The following are from one region of the Paenibacillus protaetiae genome:
- a CDS encoding ABC transporter ATP-binding protein — MIRLTTSKLDIAYDDRLIVQDLNIAIPQGKITALVGSNGSGKSTILKTMARLMQPANGSVLLDGKSIHKQSTKEVAKQLAILPQNPTAPDGLTVSELVSYGRFPYQKGFGTVTKEDREVVKWAIEATGMSEFSDRPVDQLSGGQRQRAWIAMALAQETDILFLDEPTTFLDMAHQLEVLQLLQKLNEMNNRTIVMVVHDLNHASRYAHHMIAIKKGTVSGEGSPEEVMTHEILREVFNIEADIIPDPRTGVPLCLPYSLAGEPIANKVAFGHEKVLQAAGA; from the coding sequence TTGATTCGGCTGACTACCTCGAAACTTGATATTGCTTATGATGATCGGCTAATCGTTCAAGACTTAAATATTGCGATTCCTCAGGGGAAAATTACGGCGCTTGTTGGTTCCAACGGATCCGGCAAGTCCACTATCCTGAAAACGATGGCACGCCTTATGCAGCCTGCAAACGGAAGTGTGCTTCTGGACGGGAAGTCCATCCATAAGCAGTCTACGAAGGAAGTGGCGAAACAGCTGGCTATTCTCCCGCAAAATCCAACCGCGCCTGACGGCCTTACCGTATCTGAGCTAGTCTCCTACGGTCGTTTCCCTTATCAGAAAGGATTCGGAACGGTAACGAAGGAAGACCGGGAGGTTGTGAAATGGGCGATTGAAGCAACGGGCATGAGCGAATTCTCCGACCGTCCCGTCGACCAGCTGTCCGGCGGTCAAAGACAACGCGCCTGGATTGCGATGGCGCTTGCTCAAGAGACGGACATTCTTTTCCTCGATGAGCCAACAACTTTTTTGGATATGGCCCATCAGCTCGAAGTGCTGCAGTTGCTGCAAAAGCTGAACGAGATGAACAATCGGACGATTGTTATGGTTGTGCATGATTTGAATCATGCATCGCGTTATGCGCACCATATGATTGCGATCAAAAAAGGTACTGTATCCGGAGAAGGCTCTCCGGAAGAAGTAATGACACATGAAATTTTACGGGAAGTGTTTAACATCGAAGCGGATATCATTCCAGATCCGCGCACAGGCGTTCCGCTTTGCTTGCCTTATTCGCTGGCTGGCGAACCTATTGCAAACAAAGTTGCTTTTGGCCATGAAAAGGTACTGCAGGCTGCAGGCGCTTAA
- a CDS encoding S1C family serine protease produces the protein MTEHNGNYKDDYTSAAQHNRAFEEERQPAGYRYEDENRHFITAYENELSRFNGQAERKEKKRRRPALAMFSAFMVGAVAVGGLMFGSDRLGLFTGGAGSAPAVSMAGQSSGLTTASDKSVEANISDIYEAASPAVVKIENYGESQQQSMNDYFSPFFGDDGRHGGSSRGDGHNRQQSDSSQGQDEDSSNLVLTGEGSGFFFEKSGYLLTNEHVIDGAKQLKVTVQGYDEPFTAKVVGSDKNLDLAVLKVDGSKPFSTLELGDSNTAPIGDWVIAIGNPYGFDHTMTVGVLSAKERPITVTGEDGEDHQYEHLLQTDASINPGNSGGPLLDASGKVIGINTAVNSEAQGIGFAIPTSTIEGALKTMMSGSL, from the coding sequence ATGACAGAACATAACGGCAATTATAAGGATGATTATACATCGGCAGCACAACATAACCGAGCGTTTGAAGAGGAGCGCCAGCCGGCGGGATACCGCTATGAAGATGAAAACCGGCATTTCATTACTGCGTACGAAAATGAGCTCAGCCGGTTTAACGGGCAGGCAGAACGCAAGGAGAAGAAACGCCGCCGTCCGGCGCTCGCCATGTTTTCCGCTTTTATGGTCGGGGCTGTTGCGGTTGGCGGCCTGATGTTCGGCTCAGACCGGCTCGGGTTATTTACGGGAGGAGCGGGAAGCGCTCCGGCCGTATCCATGGCGGGACAATCGTCGGGGCTGACGACAGCTTCAGATAAAAGCGTGGAAGCAAATATATCGGATATTTATGAAGCGGCAAGCCCGGCCGTCGTTAAAATCGAAAATTACGGCGAGTCGCAGCAGCAAAGCATGAACGATTATTTCAGCCCGTTTTTTGGCGATGACGGCCGGCACGGCGGCAGCTCCAGAGGCGACGGCCATAACCGGCAGCAAAGCGACAGCTCCCAGGGACAAGATGAAGACAGCTCGAATCTGGTGCTGACGGGGGAAGGAAGCGGCTTTTTCTTTGAAAAATCCGGTTATCTGCTTACGAACGAACATGTCATTGATGGCGCCAAGCAGCTGAAAGTAACCGTACAAGGCTACGACGAGCCGTTTACGGCGAAAGTGGTCGGCAGCGACAAAAATTTGGATCTCGCTGTGCTGAAGGTAGACGGCAGCAAGCCGTTCTCGACATTGGAACTTGGCGATTCAAATACAGCTCCGATCGGCGACTGGGTCATTGCAATCGGCAACCCGTACGGCTTTGACCATACGATGACAGTTGGCGTGCTCAGCGCAAAGGAACGTCCGATTACGGTAACCGGCGAAGACGGCGAAGACCATCAGTACGAGCATTTGCTTCAAACGGATGCGTCCATTAACCCCGGCAACTCGGGCGGCCCGCTGCTCGATGCAAGCGGCAAAGTGATCGGCATCAATACAGCAGTGAATTCGGAAGCGCAGGGCATCGGTTTTGCGATCCCGACCAGCACGATTGAAGGTGCGCTCAAAACGATGATGTCCGGCTCTTTGTAA
- a CDS encoding MFS transporter, which produces MKSPLSAAAPAAAVFRNRNYISLMASQLVSNLGDWLYLIALLTVVGFKWNATSWEVTLMMLCMVIPVLVGGPLSGVLADRMERKKLMVLSDLARVIIMAAFLAAGTLWQVYALLLVKGIFDTLFSPAKNGKLKEIVPKEQLEQAISISATIEQGSKIIGPAIGGFLYAAFGDNACFMINAVCFAVSALFLLKVPGKHQLVTNKPSQNAQNPAAVNNGAPANAKKRSVMADLAEGLRIIAGIPVIAYGLMVLGIVLLVLQIADSQVVVLFRGIEGLPHGLLGYCIALSGAGTLLATLSIRFLKWPPLTKMAAGGAIMGVVFSAASLLAAHGPYNGVGYFLLAACFMVAGFGAGMTFLPFQITVQQHTPESLTGRVFGTVSSVTSSAVLLGPLLGGLLVTAYGVTTAFLLSGSIMAGIGILLLLFSRRIANSPGMHRSPTAAEAVSKM; this is translated from the coding sequence ATGAAATCACCTTTATCCGCCGCTGCGCCGGCCGCCGCTGTTTTCCGCAATCGGAACTATATATCGCTTATGGCTTCGCAGCTTGTATCCAATTTGGGCGACTGGCTGTACCTGATTGCCCTGCTTACGGTTGTAGGCTTCAAATGGAATGCTACCTCATGGGAAGTTACGCTGATGATGTTATGTATGGTTATTCCGGTGCTAGTGGGCGGCCCGCTGTCCGGCGTGTTAGCCGACCGGATGGAGCGCAAGAAATTAATGGTTTTATCGGACCTCGCCCGCGTTATCATTATGGCTGCCTTTTTGGCCGCCGGCACGCTTTGGCAAGTTTATGCCCTCCTCCTTGTAAAAGGAATATTTGACACTTTGTTTTCTCCCGCCAAAAACGGCAAGCTGAAGGAGATCGTCCCCAAGGAACAACTCGAGCAGGCTATTTCCATTAGCGCAACCATTGAACAAGGCAGCAAAATTATCGGCCCGGCAATCGGCGGTTTCCTGTATGCTGCTTTCGGTGATAATGCCTGCTTTATGATTAACGCTGTCTGCTTCGCCGTTTCGGCTTTGTTTTTGCTCAAAGTGCCCGGCAAACACCAGCTTGTCACGAATAAGCCCAGCCAGAACGCGCAGAACCCGGCCGCTGTGAACAATGGGGCGCCGGCCAATGCCAAAAAAAGATCCGTTATGGCGGATCTGGCAGAAGGCTTGCGAATCATTGCCGGCATTCCCGTTATTGCATACGGTCTGATGGTGCTGGGCATTGTGCTGCTGGTGCTTCAAATCGCTGATTCCCAGGTCGTTGTGTTGTTCCGCGGCATCGAAGGACTGCCGCATGGCTTGCTTGGTTACTGCATTGCTTTAAGCGGGGCTGGCACGTTGCTGGCCACCCTATCCATCCGTTTCCTCAAGTGGCCTCCGCTGACCAAAATGGCTGCTGGCGGCGCCATAATGGGAGTCGTGTTTTCCGCCGCCAGTTTGCTGGCTGCTCATGGACCGTATAATGGGGTTGGCTATTTCCTTCTCGCCGCTTGTTTTATGGTGGCCGGCTTTGGCGCAGGAATGACTTTTTTACCGTTCCAAATTACCGTGCAGCAGCATACGCCGGAATCACTAACCGGGCGCGTGTTCGGAACGGTATCCAGCGTTACATCCTCCGCTGTGCTGCTCGGCCCCTTGCTCGGCGGCCTGCTCGTAACCGCCTACGGCGTAACAACAGCATTCCTGCTGTCCGGCAGCATTATGGCCGGTATCGGGATTTTGCTCCTCCTGTTCAGCAGACGTATAGCAAACAGCCCGGGCATGCACAGGTCCCCCACAGCGGCTGAAGCTGTATCCAAGATGTGA
- a CDS encoding NAD(P)H-dependent oxidoreductase translates to MKVYVVYDSESGHTEALARSVADGARTVDGAEVILRRVDEADPRDLADVDAILWGCAGHFGTVSSGLKEFIDRLGYLWAQGKLVGKVGGVFCTIATLHGGLEATLLSLIVPMLHQGMIVVGLPGNIPENALYGSYYGVGIVCPVEQSRNDPLNLPHGDDLVLGKALGRRVTETAHRLKSARY, encoded by the coding sequence ATGAAAGTATATGTGGTTTATGACAGCGAAAGCGGCCACACCGAAGCTTTAGCCCGTTCGGTGGCCGATGGAGCGCGAACGGTGGATGGAGCAGAAGTCATATTGCGGCGGGTAGATGAAGCCGATCCTCGCGATCTGGCGGATGTGGATGCCATCTTATGGGGATGCGCCGGCCATTTCGGCACCGTCAGTTCCGGCCTGAAGGAGTTTATCGACAGATTGGGTTACTTATGGGCGCAGGGCAAGCTGGTCGGCAAGGTCGGAGGCGTTTTTTGTACCATTGCAACGCTGCACGGCGGACTTGAAGCGACCTTGCTCAGCCTCATTGTTCCGATGCTTCATCAAGGCATGATCGTAGTCGGGCTCCCGGGCAATATTCCTGAAAATGCGCTATACGGCTCTTATTATGGCGTTGGTATCGTATGTCCGGTTGAACAATCGCGTAATGATCCGCTTAACTTGCCGCACGGCGACGATCTTGTTCTGGGCAAAGCGCTTGGCAGACGAGTAACCGAAACTGCGCATCGGCTGAAATCGGCCAGGTACTAA
- the ppc gene encoding phosphoenolpyruvate carboxylase, which yields MSEQDSAATTANRSQPSNSLRRDVRFLGNILGEVLEHQGGKQLLDTVEHIRETSKSLRAEFNSELFEQFKSTVSSLSSEQRHNVIRAFAIYFQLVNTAEQIHRIRRKREYERSSGEKVQSGSIESAVKELKERGIAPEIVQELLEGISLELVMTAHPTEATRRVVLNIHKRIGDLMMELDNPSLTHREREKLREKLVNEVLILWQTDEIRNRKPTVIDEVRNGLYYFDETLFEALPDVYEELERCLTKYYPEHRWHAPTYLRFGSWIGGDRDGNPSVKATITWQTLRLHRGLALRKYEEKLKDLMRMLSFSTTIVDITDELKESIRKDSEQVEIKNIELWRNTQEPYRIKLGYMLEKLANARDESLKGSPMRYNSPQELLDDLFIIDRSLRSHFANYVADSSVSKLIRQVELFGFFLAKLDVRQHSKEHENAMTEILAKMNITSDYSALSEDEKISLLESLLNDPRPLTSSHLDYSESTRECLDVFQTIYKAQKEFGEGCIGSYLISMTQGASDMLEVMVFAKEVGLFRKEKDGMVTCTIQSVPLFETIDDLHAASAIMERLFKLPIYRQAVEARGNLHEIMLGYSDSNKDGGVVPANWELRVAMNDITSAAGEHGVKLKFFHGRGGALGRGGMSLNRSILAQPPHTVGGGIKITEQGEVLSSRYSMQGIAYRSLEQATWALITAARLAKYPEEEPEALQEWENISRTISETALTKYQDLIFRDADFMTFFKESTPLSEVGELNIGSRPSKRKNSDRFEDLRAIPWVFAWTQSRYLLPAWYAAGTAFRSYIGEDPAKLETLKTMFKEFPFFRTLIDNLQMALAKADLLIAREYANMVSDPAIRDRIFGLIEDEFKLTSELILKITGQEDILDNVPVIQESIRLRNPYVDPLSYLQVQLLSDLRAVREKEEDDTELLREVLLTINGIAAGLRNTG from the coding sequence ATGTCGGAACAGGATTCAGCCGCCACAACGGCCAATCGTTCGCAGCCCAGCAATTCGCTGCGCCGGGATGTCCGTTTCCTAGGCAACATACTTGGAGAGGTATTAGAGCATCAAGGCGGGAAGCAACTTCTCGACACGGTTGAGCATATCCGCGAGACAAGCAAATCGCTTCGTGCGGAATTCAATTCTGAATTGTTTGAACAATTCAAATCAACTGTATCTTCGCTCAGCTCGGAGCAGCGCCATAATGTTATTCGTGCATTTGCTATTTATTTCCAGCTTGTAAATACGGCGGAGCAAATTCATCGTATTAGACGCAAACGCGAATATGAACGTTCTTCGGGCGAGAAAGTCCAGAGCGGTTCTATTGAGAGCGCAGTGAAAGAATTAAAAGAACGCGGCATTGCGCCGGAAATTGTTCAGGAGCTGCTGGAAGGCATATCGCTGGAGCTGGTGATGACCGCCCATCCAACAGAAGCTACGAGACGTGTCGTGCTCAATATTCACAAACGAATCGGCGATCTGATGATGGAGTTGGACAACCCTTCCTTAACGCACCGCGAACGCGAAAAGCTGCGCGAGAAGCTGGTTAACGAAGTCTTAATTTTATGGCAAACCGACGAAATTCGCAACCGGAAACCGACGGTAATCGACGAAGTACGCAACGGCCTTTATTATTTCGATGAAACGCTGTTTGAAGCGCTGCCGGATGTTTATGAAGAACTGGAGCGCTGCTTGACCAAATATTATCCGGAGCACCGCTGGCATGCGCCTACATATTTGCGCTTCGGTTCCTGGATTGGCGGCGACCGCGACGGCAATCCTTCCGTCAAAGCGACGATTACATGGCAGACGCTTAGGCTGCACCGGGGGCTTGCTCTTCGCAAATATGAAGAGAAGCTGAAAGATCTGATGCGCATGCTCAGCTTCAGCACGACTATCGTGGATATTACAGACGAGCTGAAGGAATCGATCCGCAAAGACAGCGAGCAGGTCGAAATTAAAAATATCGAGCTGTGGCGCAATACGCAAGAGCCTTACCGCATTAAGCTCGGCTACATGCTGGAGAAGCTGGCGAATGCCCGCGATGAATCGCTGAAAGGTTCGCCGATGCGTTACAATTCGCCTCAAGAGCTGCTGGACGACCTGTTTATCATTGACCGGAGCCTGCGCAGCCACTTTGCGAATTATGTGGCGGATTCAAGCGTGTCCAAGCTTATCCGCCAAGTGGAGCTGTTCGGCTTCTTCCTGGCCAAGCTGGACGTCCGCCAGCACAGCAAAGAGCATGAGAACGCCATGACGGAAATTTTGGCGAAAATGAATATTACAAGCGATTACTCGGCCCTATCCGAAGACGAGAAAATCAGCTTGCTTGAATCGCTGCTCAACGATCCGCGTCCGCTTACGTCGAGCCATCTTGACTACTCGGAATCGACACGCGAATGCCTGGATGTGTTCCAGACGATTTATAAGGCGCAAAAAGAATTTGGCGAGGGCTGCATCGGCAGCTACTTGATCAGCATGACCCAAGGCGCCAGCGATATGCTGGAAGTAATGGTTTTCGCCAAGGAAGTCGGCTTGTTCCGCAAAGAAAAAGACGGCATGGTTACCTGTACGATTCAATCGGTGCCGCTGTTTGAAACGATTGACGACCTGCACGCCGCGTCGGCGATTATGGAGAGGTTGTTTAAGCTGCCGATTTACCGCCAGGCGGTAGAAGCGCGCGGCAATCTGCATGAGATTATGCTGGGTTACTCGGACAGCAACAAAGACGGCGGCGTTGTTCCAGCGAACTGGGAGCTGCGCGTAGCCATGAACGATATTACGTCCGCTGCAGGCGAACACGGCGTGAAGCTGAAGTTCTTCCATGGACGCGGCGGAGCGCTTGGCCGGGGCGGCATGTCGCTGAACCGCAGCATTCTCGCTCAACCGCCGCATACGGTTGGCGGCGGTATCAAAATTACGGAGCAAGGCGAAGTATTGTCTTCCCGTTATTCGATGCAGGGCATTGCTTACCGGAGCCTGGAGCAAGCAACGTGGGCGCTTATAACGGCAGCCCGCCTGGCGAAATATCCGGAAGAAGAGCCGGAAGCGCTGCAGGAATGGGAAAATATTTCGCGCACCATTTCCGAAACGGCGCTGACGAAATATCAGGATCTCATTTTCCGTGATGCCGACTTTATGACTTTCTTCAAAGAATCGACGCCGCTCAGTGAAGTAGGCGAGCTGAATATCGGCTCCCGCCCTTCCAAACGGAAAAACAGCGACCGCTTTGAAGACCTTCGCGCGATTCCTTGGGTATTCGCCTGGACGCAAAGCCGTTATTTGCTGCCGGCATGGTATGCGGCGGGCACTGCGTTCCGCAGCTATATCGGAGAGGATCCTGCGAAGCTGGAAACGTTAAAAACGATGTTTAAAGAGTTTCCGTTCTTCCGCACGCTAATTGACAATCTGCAGATGGCGCTGGCGAAAGCCGATCTTCTCATTGCGAGAGAATACGCCAATATGGTATCGGATCCAGCGATCCGCGACCGCATTTTCGGCTTGATTGAAGATGAATTTAAACTGACGTCCGAGCTGATTTTGAAAATTACGGGACAAGAGGACATTCTGGATAACGTGCCGGTTATTCAGGAATCGATCCGCTTGCGCAACCCGTACGTTGATCCGCTCAGCTACCTGCAGGTACAGCTGCTCAGCGACTTGCGGGCGGTACGCGAGAAAGAAGAAGATGACACCGAGCTGCTTCGCGAAGTGCTTTTGACGATTAACGGCATTGCTGCCGGCCTGCGCAATACAGGCTGA
- a CDS encoding DHA2 family efflux MFS transporter permease subunit, which produces MENFSVGRTIGVLLLGAFVSILNQTLLNVALPHIMTDLNITATTAQWLSTAYMLVNGVLIPITAYLIEKYGTRFLFVLAMSLFTVGSLICAISTGFSILLVGRVVQAAGAGIIMPVVMNVFLTVFPPEKRGAAMGTMGIAMMFAPAIGPTLSGWIVEHYTWRLLFFMVIPLAVLDIILAGLWLRNISKLGKPRFDLLGVIFSTIGFGCLLYGFSSAGDKGWSSLTVILNLALGIVFILFFVLRELGMKKPMLEFRVFKYDIFTISTLVGSAVNMAMFGGMLLLPIYLQSIRGFTPLQSGLMLLPGALLMGVMSPISGSLYDRYGSRPLAIIGLLITVISTFEFSKFTDSTTYGHIMLLYTVRSFGMSLLMMSVQTEGLNQLPPHLASHGTAMSNTIRQIAASIGTAWLITVMSSRTTIHLADYSNNITLANAEIANELSGLGLGMSALLGLPPEFGQSLAVQTVYGLAATHSTIKGINDAFIIATGIAAVGLFFSFFLRRAVKR; this is translated from the coding sequence ATGGAAAACTTTTCGGTAGGACGCACGATTGGGGTTTTACTGCTGGGGGCATTCGTCTCCATCCTGAATCAAACATTGCTCAACGTAGCCCTTCCGCACATTATGACCGATTTGAATATTACGGCTACAACGGCGCAGTGGCTGTCTACCGCCTATATGCTTGTAAATGGCGTGCTTATTCCGATTACCGCTTATTTGATTGAGAAGTACGGGACCCGTTTTTTGTTTGTGCTGGCGATGTCGCTGTTTACTGTGGGTTCCTTGATATGCGCAATCAGTACAGGCTTCAGCATTTTGCTGGTGGGCCGGGTCGTGCAGGCGGCCGGAGCGGGCATTATTATGCCGGTTGTTATGAACGTATTCCTGACCGTATTTCCGCCGGAGAAGCGGGGCGCCGCCATGGGAACAATGGGGATCGCGATGATGTTTGCGCCGGCGATAGGGCCGACGTTGTCCGGCTGGATCGTGGAGCATTATACATGGAGACTTTTGTTCTTCATGGTTATACCGCTTGCCGTTTTGGATATTATTTTGGCGGGATTATGGCTCCGGAACATCTCCAAGCTTGGCAAACCGCGATTTGACCTGCTGGGCGTCATCTTTTCTACAATCGGCTTCGGCTGCTTACTTTACGGCTTCAGCTCGGCAGGGGATAAAGGCTGGTCAAGCCTGACGGTTATTTTAAATTTGGCGCTGGGTATCGTATTTATTTTGTTTTTTGTATTGCGGGAGCTGGGCATGAAAAAACCGATGCTGGAGTTCCGCGTATTCAAATACGATATTTTCACCATTTCTACATTGGTGGGTTCGGCGGTCAATATGGCAATGTTCGGCGGGATGCTGCTGCTGCCGATTTATTTGCAAAGCATACGGGGGTTTACGCCGCTTCAGTCCGGTCTTATGCTCCTGCCGGGCGCTTTGCTCATGGGGGTTATGTCGCCGATTTCCGGTTCGCTTTATGACCGGTACGGATCGAGACCGCTTGCCATTATCGGGCTGCTCATTACGGTCATCTCTACCTTTGAGTTCAGCAAATTTACCGATTCGACCACCTACGGGCATATTATGCTGCTGTATACGGTGCGAAGCTTTGGGATGTCGCTGCTCATGATGTCTGTCCAGACGGAGGGCCTTAATCAGCTTCCTCCCCATCTAGCCAGCCACGGTACGGCCATGTCGAATACGATCAGACAGATTGCAGCTTCCATCGGCACTGCCTGGCTTATTACAGTCATGTCGTCAAGGACGACCATCCATCTGGCCGATTACAGCAACAATATTACACTTGCCAATGCCGAAATCGCCAACGAACTGAGCGGCCTTGGGCTGGGCATGTCCGCTTTGCTCGGCTTGCCGCCTGAATTCGGCCAGTCACTGGCGGTTCAGACCGTATACGGTTTAGCGGCAACCCACTCGACGATCAAAGGGATTAACGATGCGTTTATTATTGCAACCGGCATAGCGGCCGTAGGGTTGTTTTTCTCCTTCTTTCTGCGGAGAGCCGTCAAACGATAA
- a CDS encoding zf-HC2 domain-containing protein: protein MNCNVANVWMHDYLDGELPRDDIALLQDHLRSCSGCMARFEQLERTEAMVFRTIEAAVPDAGYDAKASRRLNERILSQLPPAPRQVRPKTLRYLYRYPGLAVAAVFVLVMLGSFLAMWQQDTKLVVSGEDLEHVIIQGNNVIVPAGTRVDGNLIVENGSADVQGEVNGNVTVIDGKINLASTGHIIGQSRTISQALDWFWYKVTETFNDIAS from the coding sequence ATGAATTGCAACGTCGCCAACGTTTGGATGCACGATTATTTGGACGGCGAGCTGCCGCGTGACGATATAGCTTTACTGCAGGACCATTTGCGAAGCTGCTCCGGCTGCATGGCGCGATTCGAGCAGCTGGAGCGTACGGAAGCGATGGTGTTTCGGACGATTGAAGCAGCGGTGCCGGATGCCGGATACGACGCAAAGGCTTCCCGCCGGCTGAACGAGCGGATATTGAGCCAGCTTCCGCCTGCACCGCGGCAGGTACGGCCCAAAACGCTCCGGTATTTGTACCGGTATCCGGGACTTGCGGTTGCGGCTGTTTTTGTGCTTGTCATGCTCGGGAGTTTCCTCGCGATGTGGCAGCAGGATACCAAGCTTGTTGTATCGGGCGAAGATTTGGAGCATGTCATTATTCAAGGCAATAATGTTATCGTGCCGGCCGGTACCCGTGTTGACGGCAATTTGATTGTCGAGAACGGAAGCGCCGATGTGCAGGGCGAAGTGAACGGCAATGTGACCGTCATTGACGGCAAGATTAACCTTGCTTCTACCGGTCATATTATCGGACAAAGCCGTACGATCAGCCAAGCGCTCGACTGGTTTTGGTACAAAGTGACCGAGACGTTTAACGATATCGCTTCATAA
- the sigW gene encoding RNA polymerase sigma factor SigW → MEARLAKLALKGDQRAFAELVDLYQDKLFHMAYRMLNNRQEAEDVVQDTFLRVYKNLDKYDEGLKFSTWIYRIATNLCIDRLRKRKPSYSLDAESSEHEGLDGYSMIPSDNRTPESEVLLTETQKIVHQAIESLPPKYKTIMMLRYIQDMSLQEIGEVLDMPVTTIKTRVHRGREFLRKKLEHKL, encoded by the coding sequence ATGGAAGCCCGCCTCGCCAAGCTTGCATTGAAAGGCGACCAGCGGGCATTTGCTGAGCTAGTGGATCTGTATCAAGACAAGCTGTTCCACATGGCTTATAGAATGTTAAATAACCGCCAGGAGGCGGAAGACGTCGTACAGGATACCTTTCTGCGCGTCTATAAAAACTTGGACAAATATGATGAAGGTTTAAAGTTCTCGACCTGGATCTACCGGATCGCAACGAATCTGTGCATCGACCGTCTTCGCAAACGGAAGCCGTCCTATTCCCTTGATGCGGAGTCTTCCGAGCACGAAGGGCTCGACGGGTATTCGATGATCCCAAGCGATAACCGCACGCCGGAATCGGAAGTGCTGCTGACGGAAACGCAAAAGATTGTCCATCAGGCTATCGAATCGCTTCCTCCAAAGTATAAGACGATTATGATGCTTCGGTACATTCAAGACATGTCTTTGCAGGAAATTGGCGAAGTGCTGGATATGCCGGTAACGACAATTAAGACGAGAGTACACCGCGGCCGGGAGTTTTTGCGCAAAAAGCTGGAGCATAAGCTGTAA
- a CDS encoding efflux RND transporter periplasmic adaptor subunit — translation MNTRAILINIIVIVVILAAAGGGIYYYVETANYIKTDNAQVSGMQVSIAAPSAGELSSWSGEVGKKYNQGDTIGTVKSGTTTVDVKAPANGTIVQSTAVNHSIVGAGTSLAKSYDLNNLWITANIEETKINDIEVGQTVDVYVDAFPDETLTGRVEQIGLATAGSFSLLPTSNTDASYTKVVQVIPVRISIEGYSNLGIVPGMNATVRVHI, via the coding sequence ATGAATACACGTGCGATATTGATCAATATTATCGTAATTGTTGTGATTTTGGCGGCAGCCGGCGGGGGGATTTATTATTATGTCGAAACCGCCAATTACATTAAAACCGACAATGCGCAAGTAAGCGGAATGCAAGTTTCGATCGCAGCCCCTTCCGCAGGAGAGCTTTCATCATGGAGCGGCGAGGTCGGCAAAAAATATAACCAAGGCGACACCATTGGCACCGTAAAAAGCGGCACTACGACCGTTGATGTGAAAGCGCCGGCAAACGGGACAATTGTCCAGTCGACAGCGGTTAACCATTCGATCGTGGGAGCGGGCACTTCGCTTGCCAAGTCGTACGACTTAAATAACTTGTGGATAACGGCCAATATCGAAGAGACCAAAATTAATGACATCGAGGTTGGCCAAACCGTGGATGTGTACGTAGACGCATTTCCGGATGAGACGCTGACAGGGCGCGTGGAGCAGATCGGATTGGCTACGGCGGGGAGTTTCTCGCTGCTGCCTACTTCCAATACCGATGCCAGCTATACCAAGGTTGTTCAAGTCATTCCGGTGCGGATATCTATCGAGGGGTACAGCAATCTCGGCATCGTTCCTGGTATGAACGCTACAGTCCGAGTGCACATTTAA
- the nfsA gene encoding oxygen-insensitive NADPH nitroreductase, protein MNETINLLKQHRSIRKFTNELVSPEQLRDIVEAAQSASTSSNMQAYSIIGITDKELRSKLAELSGHQVYVAEAPVFLVWCADLYRYDQAIKLHKDEETEPAGMTENFIVATVDAALAAQNAAIAAESLGLGIVYIGGIRNDPAEVARLLELPKGVYPVFGMCIGVPDQEPLRRPRLPLEGVYAENRYRPDKVLEAVHTYDHAHRSYMISRSQGKSGITWSEAMEAKASRNRTHMREFLSRQGFHLK, encoded by the coding sequence ATGAACGAAACGATTAACCTGCTTAAACAGCATCGTTCCATACGCAAATTTACAAATGAGCTTGTCTCTCCCGAGCAGCTGCGCGATATTGTGGAGGCGGCGCAAAGCGCCTCAACCTCAAGCAATATGCAAGCTTATTCCATTATCGGTATAACGGATAAGGAGCTTCGCAGTAAGCTGGCTGAGTTAAGCGGCCATCAGGTTTATGTAGCGGAAGCACCGGTTTTTCTTGTCTGGTGTGCAGACTTGTACCGTTATGATCAGGCGATTAAGCTGCATAAAGACGAGGAGACAGAGCCCGCCGGCATGACGGAGAACTTCATTGTCGCTACGGTAGATGCGGCGCTTGCGGCACAAAATGCTGCGATTGCGGCTGAGTCGTTAGGGCTTGGCATTGTCTATATCGGGGGAATCCGCAATGATCCTGCTGAGGTTGCACGGCTGCTGGAGCTGCCGAAAGGCGTGTATCCTGTGTTTGGCATGTGCATCGGCGTACCGGATCAGGAGCCGCTGAGACGTCCAAGATTGCCGCTGGAAGGGGTATATGCGGAGAATCGGTATAGACCCGATAAAGTGTTGGAGGCGGTACATACTTACGACCATGCCCATAGAAGCTATATGATCAGCCGTTCGCAGGGGAAATCGGGCATTACCTGGTCCGAGGCGATGGAAGCGAAGGCTTCCCGCAACCGTACGCATATGCGCGAGTTTTTGAGCCGGCAAGGCTTCCATTTGAAATAA